A window of Flammeovirga kamogawensis genomic DNA:
CGAATTGGCTGATTTATTTGAATTGCCAAGCGTTGAAGTAGCAGAGGAAGGAATTTTGAATAACGTAAAATTACGTCACCCAAATGAACCTGCTCGCCATAAATTACTTGATATGGTAGGTGATTTAGCATTAGTTGGTCGTCCAATTAAAGGACAAATTCTAGCAGCTAGACCTGGTCATGCAGCAAACGTTGCCTTTGCTCGTAAACTTAAAAGTTTGATGCTTAAGTCGGCACGTAAAAATGTACCTACTTATGATATTCATCAACCACCAGTTTATGATGTGAATCAAATAGAAGAAATGCTTCCTCACAGATATCCATTTAGATTAGTGGATAAGATTACAGAAATTACAGATAAATATGTAATTGGTGTAAAAAATGTGACTATTAATGAAGAATTTTTTGTAGGTCACTTTCCTAGTAATCCAGTTATGCCAGGTGTTCTTCAAATTGAAGCAATGGGGCAAACAGGTGGTATCTTAGTTTTAAATAGTGTAGATAACCCTGAAAATTATTGGACTTACTTTGTAGGTGTTGAGGAGTGTAAATTCCGTAAAATGGTAGTTCCTGGAGATACTCTTGTTATAAAATGTGAGTTGATTCAGCCAATCCGTAGAGGTATCGCTAAAATGAAAGGTCAAGCTTACGTTGGTGATAAACTTGTTACAGAAGCTATTATGACAGCTAGTCTTGTAAAAAAAGATAACTAGAAAATAGATACGAATAAGTTGATGGAGTTTATTCCATCAACTTATTCTTTTATTCAGTATATTCGTAGTTAAAATCAGAATTAAGTTGATTAATTTTATTCTGGTGTACACTGATTGATATTATTATCAAAATTCAAACGATGTCAAAAAACCCTTACACTGAAAAATATCCAATGACAAATATCCACCCGGATGCAAAAATTGCAGAGTCTGTGGTGGTAGAACCTTTTGCTACAATTCAAGGGGATGTAGAAATTGGAGAAGGAACTTGGATTGGGCCCAATGCAGTTATTATGGATGGTGCTCGCATAGGGAAGAATGTAAAAGTTTTTCCTGGTGCTGTAATTTCAGGTATTCCCCAAGATTTGAAATTTCAAGGTGAGAATACACTTACCTTTATTGGTGATAATACAACTTTAAGAGAATGTGTTACTGTTAGTAGAGGTACTACAGATAAAATGAAAACAGTTGTTGGTAAGAACTGTATGCTTATGGCGTATGTTCATATTGCTCATGATGTGATTATGGGTGATAACTGTATTTTATCAAATTCAACACAAATTGCTGGACATGTAGAAATTGCAGACCATGTAATTATTGCAGGAACAGCAGCAGTACATCAGTTTGTGAAAATTGGTGAGCATGCATTTATTGCAGGTGGATCTTTAGTTCGTAAAGATGTGCCACCTTATGTAAAGGCAGCAAGAGAACCTTTAAGTTATTGTGGTATCAACTCTGTTGGGCTTCGTAGAAGAGGTTTTGACAGTGATGCTCTACAAGAAGTACATGAAATGTACCGCTTAATTTATACAAGAGGGTTTACAATGGCAGAGGCAACTCGTCAGCTAGAAGAAGAATTAGAGCAAACAGATGAAAGAGATGTTATTCTTAAATTCTTAAAGAATTCCGAAAGAGGCATTATTAAAGGATATTAATCTATTCTTTTAAAAATATACAAGTTACCATCTTTTCTTTTTGCTAAAGGGAAGATGGTTTTTTTGCTTTTTATCATGATAATTGAATTAAAAGATTTAGGAAAGAAATATGCTAGAGAATGGATATTTAAGGGAGTTAATCTTACTTTAGAATCAGGAAAAGCATATGCTGTAATTGGTGGTAATGGAAGTGGTAAATCTACTTTTTTGAAATTATTGGCAGGGATTTCTCACCCGTCAAAAGGGGAGATTAAATACATTGTTGATACTAATAAAGTAGAAGCTGATGAAATATGGAAACATTTAGTATTAGCAGGCCCATATACTGAGTTAATAGAAGAGTTTACTCTTGTTGAACACCTGAAATTTCATGCATCATTAAAAAAAATGACAAAACCTGTTGATGAAATTATAGAAATTTTAGGCTTGGAAAAATCAAAGAACAAGCAAATACAAGATTTTTCTTCAGGGATGAAACAAAAACTGAAATTAGCTTTAGCGTTTTTTACAGAAGCATCAATTTTGTTTTTAGATGAGCCAACTTCTAATCTAGATCAAAGAAATATTGAGTGGTATCAGGATTGGTTACCCTTAGTGAGTAATAATAAAATTGTTGTGATTTGCAGTAATCAAGTATATGAATATGAATACTGTAATGAAAGAATTTCTATAGAAAGTTATAAAAAATGATAAGTTATATTATATTTGCTAAGTCGGTCTCCTTATTTCAATTGTCTCTATTACATTCTAAAACTTAAAAATTCTATTGTAATGAAAAACATTTGGAAAAACGCAATCTTATTTATGTCGTTAATCGGCTTAATGTCTTTAGCTACTAGTTGTGGTAGTAGTGATGATCCTGATCCAGGAGCTACAACTGCAGTATATGCTGCAAATACCACTTCTACAACTCCAGCACAAGTAACTGCTGATTTTAAATTATCGATTAACCTTACTAGTGGAGCTGTAACTGTTTCAGGTTATGATACTTCTTGGCCTATGCCAACTGGTTTCTCGAATAAATCTTATTCGGCTGCTGAGTTTTTAGCATTAGATTGGGATACTCCTCCAGCTATTACTGGAACGGGTAGTTCAGTTTCTTTAGTTTACAAAGCTGTAGAAACTTTACCATCTTCAGCTGCTAGAGCTCTAGAAACAGAAACAACTTATACTTACGTATTTGATAAGCAATAAGTAGTTTAGATTGTAAAGATCTTTTGAAATACAGACCCTATTACGTTAACGTGATGGGGTTTTTTTTTGCTTAACCTTATACTATTTAAAAGCAATAACAATCTAAATATTAAATGTTTAGGCTGTAACTATTAACTTTATCAATTGACAATAAATTATTTAAACTATAACTAAAAGTATGAAATTCTTTAAGGTTGACTTAGGTATCGCTATCCTCATTGCAATGATCCTAGGCATTATTCTTGGAATTATTTTCGGTGAAGATGTTACCATTATAGCTCCAATAGGAGATGTTTTTATTAAACTACTTTCTATGCTTGTAATACCTTTGGTGTTTTTCTCAATTATAATGGGAGCACAAGCATTAGGACAATCAAAGAATGCAAGTAAAATAGGTGGTATGACGTTCCTTTATTTTGGAGCAACATCATTTGTAGCAGTTTTTGTAGGGATTTTATTTACAGTACTTTTTAAACCTGGTATAGGGCTAAATATTCAAGAACTTGCAGGAGGAATAACAGATACTTCTCTAACTTCAAGAGGTGAAATAGCTGGTTTTTGGGATACAATAAAAGGAGCAATACCTTCAAATCCTTTTAAAGCACTTTCTCAAGGTAGTATATTACAAATTATTTTATTTTCAATGTTTTTTGGAATTGGAATTGGAAAATTACCAGACGAAAAACAAAAAGTGGTTTCTACTTTTATTGAAGGAGTAAACGATGTACTTGTTTGGATGATTATTAAAGTGATGTGGCTTGCTCCATTTGGTGTAATGTGCTTAATGGCATCTTCTGTAGGTACATTTGGTTATGATATATTGTTTAGTATTGGTAAACTCTTTATTGTATACATATTAGCATTAATAGTAGTGACATTTCCATTATTTGGAGGAATGGTTCAATTTTTTAGTAAGGTTCCTGCTATTAAATTTTTTAAAGAAATGGTTACACCGCAAATATTTGCACTATCAACCGCATCCTCTTTGGCTACATTGCCTTTAAATTATGAAGCAGTAGATAAAATGGGAGTTAAGAAAAGTGTAGCATCATTTGTGCTACCATTAGGAGCTACAGTAAATATGGCTGGTAATGCAGTATTTAATCCTTTAGTAACTATCTTTTTTGCTCAAATGTATGGTATTGAGTTAGGGATGTCCCAGTATATTGCTATTGCGATAACATCGGTACTTGGAGCTGTAGGAACAGCAGGTGTTCCAGGCCCATCTTTATTAGCTGTTGCAGTATTTATGGTTGCAGGTGTTCCTGTAGAGGCTTTACCATTAATATTTGGTGTAGATAGAATTTTTGATATGCTACGAACAGCAGTTAATATTACAGGAGATGCCTCTTGTGCTGTTGTTATGGAAAGATTTGAAGAAGAAGACTAGATTCTTTTTAAATTATATTTTAAATAAAAGGTTACTCTTATAGCAATAGGGGTAACCTTTATTTATATTTGAAGAGGTACATTCTTATAATAATGTACAAGTATTAAAATTCGCTCAATTTTTTATGACAAATCAGACATCAACTACAAAGGAGAAGAAGCCAATGACTCTTTCTACAAAAATCTTAATAGGCTTATTTTCTGGAATATTATTAGGATTGTTTTTAGGTGAGTATGCAGGACATTTAGAAATTGTTGGAGATGCATTTATTGGTTTATTACAGATGACTGTATTGCCTTATATTGTATTTTCATTAATTGTGAATATTGGTCGTTTATCACTAGAAGAAGGACGTAAATTAATAGTACAAGGTATAAAGTTCCTATCATTATTATTAGCAATAGGTATTGCTGTTGTTTTGATTTTACCCTTTGCGTTTCCAGAATGGAAATCTGCCAATTTCTTCAGTACAAGTTTTGTCACTCCTCCTCCCGAAGTTGATTTTCTAAAATTATATATTCCTTCTAATCCTTTCTTTTCTTTAGCAGAAAGTAAAGTTCCTGCTGTTGTACTATTTAGTATTCTTGTAGGGATTGGTGTAATGCAGATAAACGGAAAGGATAAAGAAGTTTTACTAAATAGTTTAGATGCTTTTAATAAAGCATTAAATCAAGTAAATAAAATTGTAGTTAAATTAACACCTGCAGGTGTTTTTGCTATTGCCGCAAGTACAGCAGGAACCATGACTTTAGACGAGTTAGGAAAAATGCAAGCTTATTTACTTACTTATTTAGTAGCAGTTTTAATACTGACTTTTTGGGTATTACCCATGTTAATTACAGCATGTACCCCTTTTAAATACAAAGATGTTTTTAAGTTTACTAAGGCTACATTAATAACAATTTTTGCTACAGGTAAAATTATAGTTGTATTACCTCAGTTAATTGAAGATCTAAAATCGCTCTATGCAGAGTACAATCTAGATACAGATGAAAATAATGCTGGGACAGATATTTTGATGCCATTGGCTTATCCTTTTCCAAATTTAGGTACGTTAGCCATATTTGTTTTTGTGCCTTTTGCGGCTTGGTTTGTTGGTAATCCAATAACACTATCAAATACCCCAATGTTTGTTGGGGCAACATTACTTAGCAGTTTTGTAGCACCTGTAACGGGTATTCCATTTATGTTGGATCTTTTAGAGATACCAAAAGATATGTTTCAATTGTTCGTAGTATCAACAGTTTTTACGGATAGAGTAAGAGTGGTACTTGGGGCAATGCATCTTATTACTTTAACATTACTTACATTAAGTTCTACTAATGGCTTTTTTAAATTAAGAAAAAGAAAAATTACAATGGGGTTAGCTGTTACAGTTGTACTATTTATTGTAACACTTGTTCCGCTGCGTTTATTTTTATCTTATTCTTTAAAGGATGTCTATCAGAATGATAAAGTAATTGCAAATATGCAGCTAATCCATAAATTAGTTCCTTTTAAAGTTTTACCTTCTGCATCTCCTAACCCTACTAAATTATTGGAGTATGAAAGCATTTTAGATAGAATAAAGCGAAGAGGTATTGTAAGAGTTGGTTTTTATGAAGATGAGATACCATTTAGTTATTTTAATGCTAGAGGTGAATTAGTTGGTTTTGGAATTGATATGGCTCATGAATTAGGATCTGCATTGGATGTGGAAATTGAGTTTGTACCTATCACTGTAGGGCATATGCCTGAAGAATTACAAAATGATAATTTTGATATTGTAATGTCTGATATTTTTATGTCTAGCCAATATTCTGCAGAACTATCCTTCTCTAAACCATATTTAGATGTAACAATGGCTTTAGTAGTTCGAGACCAAGCAGATCAATTTAAAACATTTGATAAAGCATCTGAGGTTAGTTCATTTAAAATTGGGTATTTCGAGCGAAAAGATGTAGCACAAAAGTTTTTAAATTATTTTCCTCAAGCAGAAGCTGTACGATTAGATTCTGTTAATCAGTTTTTTAATCAAACAGATAGTTTGAGGTTAGATGGTCTTCTTACTAGTGCAGAAAGGGGAGCAGCATTAACACTACTTCACCCTGAATATCAGATAGCAAATCCATTGCCGTATAAAATTACTCTTCCTTTGGCTTATCCCGTAGGGAACAAAGATGAGAATATGGCTAATTTTGTTACTAACTGGATTGAGGTAAATAAAAAAGATGGAACTATTTCTCGCTTCTATGATTATTGGATTTTAGGTGATGATCACCTTAGAAAAGAAGAGCATTGGAGTGTAATTAAAGATGTATTACATTGGGTAGATTAAAGATAAGCCTAGATATAAGTAAAACTTACATCTAGGCTTTTTTATTATTCACTGATTTTTCGTTTTTTACAACTATAAACTATATTCTGACAGTAAACTATCAATATCAACACTCTAAACCAATCTGATTATGAATTACTATAAAAGGTATATATATATACTTTCAATTTTTATAATAGTATGCTCTTGTTCTCAACCTACTAAGAATACAAGTGTATCATCTGCTGATTTATTTACAACAGATGATTTTAATTGGAAAGAATTGACAGGTAAGGCAATATATGTAACGTCTAGAGCAAGGACATCTGCAAAAATACAAGAAGAAGTTTTTCAATCTGTTGCAATGCAAGAGTTAGAAGAAGCTAAACTATTGATGCCAGAAAGTTTAAAAGAACTGACAGATAAGTTTATCAATTCTTTGTATGAAAAATATCCCGAAATGACAGAACATCAAAAGATGATGTTAAAAGAGAATGCGAAATGTGGGATGCAGGTTTTATCTAAAAAGAGTAATCCTAAAAGATATTCTTTAATACATAGCAAACTGACAAAAGCATTTACTTATTTAAGAAAGAATAAAGAAATTCAATCTGGGTATGCATTTGTGGGAAATTTAGCACATAAAAATGTAGGTGGACAAAAAGGGTATATTATAAATATGGCTACTGGTGAGTTGGTAGAAATAGATATATCTTCTGCATGGAAAGGAATTGGTTTTGAAGATGATTCTGGAAAAACACCAATAGGTTTCTTTTTGGTGTATCAAAAATATACTCAACCTGGTTGGCAATCTCGTACAAAAACAGGAACACCTAAAAAAATGTTTTACAAGTTACATAGACAGACTTATGATGGTGAAGCAAAATATATTTATAGGAAGAGTACAAAAGAAGAAAAAGCATATATATGTACTAATCAATTTGGTTTAATTGGTCAAAATTTTGGGTCTGAGTTTGTTGATGTTGCTGCGACAAAGTATTTAAGAAAGTCTCCAGATGACCTTTCTTATATTGATAACAGTAATTCTGGAACAAGACAATTGTACATTCATGGTACAAACAGAGAAGATCAATTGGGTTTTGCTTTATCTGGTGGATGTGTGAGAGTTTCTAATATTAATTCTTATATCATTAAAGAAATCGTGATGAAACAGGAAACTATGCCTGTTTTTCTTGATGCTGTAGCTCTTCATGCTCCTAAGCCTGTTAAAGTTCCAGGCTTTGACGACACAGATTTAGAATCTATTTATAATGAACAATCAATCGTTATTCGTAGACAGAACATGCTAGATTCTGTTTCTTTAGCAAAACATTTGCAAGGAGTTGTAATTCCTAAGTTAGCAAATTCTATTGCATATAGGATGTCTAAAGTAGAAAATCAAAAAGCAAATGTAACCATAAGTGTGTCTGTTCCTTTCCCAGAATCCGCAATGAAATATTGGATGACATTTATTCATTCAGGAGGGGTTAATAATATCAACTTCCAGCAACGTTTTGGTTTTAAAGGAGAATATTTTGAAACAGAAATGCGCCATAATCAAAACCCATTTTATAAAGCGTATTATTCAGCAGATATCAATTCATATTTTAAAAATAGAATAACAGAAGCAAGAATAGCTTTAAATAATAATCTTACAGAAGCACTACAGAAACATGAAATTGATAAAGAGTTGATTCAAAATATCAATATTCAAGAGCAAACGATGATTAATGAGTATTTTAATAAGGAGCTAGAGGTTATTGATCCATTAGAATATTTTGCCATCTCTGAAGAACGAAAAAGAGTGCTTCATTATATGGGTATGATAGATACTTTGGCTGTAGAATTTCCTGGGAAATTTGAAGAATGGGAACACTTAACATGGATAAATAGCTACCTTTCTCTAAGAGAAAGTGGTCCTGATTCTCAACCTAAAGGAGATTTAGATTATTATGATGCTTTACTTATGCAGTCTTATATTTATGCTTTAGGTGAACAAGAACTTTATGAGAGGGAAGTGAAATCTGGTAGACTGCTACCTATAAAAGGGCAAGAGTTTCAGAATAAGTTATTGAATCAATATGGTATTGATGGTGCTTTGACATTATTAGATGAAGCAGGGATGTGGAGACTTTTTCAATATTCCCATAGTTCTGAGAACAAGACCTTAATTAAAATGGTATCTGTCGCTTATCCAAAACAGGAAATGTTAAAAGGAATGCAATTACTTGCAGAGTCTTATTTTAGTAAATTTAAATGGATTTCAAATCAGTACGTTATTACTTCTGAAGTAAACGGAGAAGCTATTACCTTGGCTGATTAAACCAAAAAACGATCTTAAAAAGAAATCCCATCAACTTTAAAATTGATGGGATTAT
This region includes:
- a CDS encoding bifunctional UDP-3-O-[3-hydroxymyristoyl] N-acetylglucosamine deacetylase/3-hydroxyacyl-ACP dehydratase, encoding MYTKQHTIKAPVTVEGVGIHTGAKSKMVFLPADVNHGFKFQRVDIEGQPIVDCDVDNVVDVSRGTTIEQDGARVNTVEHVLAALVGLQIDNVLIQIDGPEPPIMEGSSIKFVEALMEVGVEEQSMLRNFFEVPEGVFYKEDDRKVEIAALPLNDYRLTVMVDYNSPVLGSQHAALNDIADFASEVASSRTFCFLHEVEALRKANLIKGGNFNNAIVVVDQVVSKETLDELADLFELPSVEVAEEGILNNVKLRHPNEPARHKLLDMVGDLALVGRPIKGQILAARPGHAANVAFARKLKSLMLKSARKNVPTYDIHQPPVYDVNQIEEMLPHRYPFRLVDKITEITDKYVIGVKNVTINEEFFVGHFPSNPVMPGVLQIEAMGQTGGILVLNSVDNPENYWTYFVGVEECKFRKMVVPGDTLVIKCELIQPIRRGIAKMKGQAYVGDKLVTEAIMTASLVKKDN
- a CDS encoding ABC transporter ATP-binding protein codes for the protein MIIELKDLGKKYAREWIFKGVNLTLESGKAYAVIGGNGSGKSTFLKLLAGISHPSKGEIKYIVDTNKVEADEIWKHLVLAGPYTELIEEFTLVEHLKFHASLKKMTKPVDEIIEILGLEKSKNKQIQDFSSGMKQKLKLALAFFTEASILFLDEPTSNLDQRNIEWYQDWLPLVSNNKIVVICSNQVYEYEYCNERISIESYKK
- a CDS encoding cation:dicarboxylate symporter family transporter, which encodes MTNQTSTTKEKKPMTLSTKILIGLFSGILLGLFLGEYAGHLEIVGDAFIGLLQMTVLPYIVFSLIVNIGRLSLEEGRKLIVQGIKFLSLLLAIGIAVVLILPFAFPEWKSANFFSTSFVTPPPEVDFLKLYIPSNPFFSLAESKVPAVVLFSILVGIGVMQINGKDKEVLLNSLDAFNKALNQVNKIVVKLTPAGVFAIAASTAGTMTLDELGKMQAYLLTYLVAVLILTFWVLPMLITACTPFKYKDVFKFTKATLITIFATGKIIVVLPQLIEDLKSLYAEYNLDTDENNAGTDILMPLAYPFPNLGTLAIFVFVPFAAWFVGNPITLSNTPMFVGATLLSSFVAPVTGIPFMLDLLEIPKDMFQLFVVSTVFTDRVRVVLGAMHLITLTLLTLSSTNGFFKLRKRKITMGLAVTVVLFIVTLVPLRLFLSYSLKDVYQNDKVIANMQLIHKLVPFKVLPSASPNPTKLLEYESILDRIKRRGIVRVGFYEDEIPFSYFNARGELVGFGIDMAHELGSALDVEIEFVPITVGHMPEELQNDNFDIVMSDIFMSSQYSAELSFSKPYLDVTMALVVRDQADQFKTFDKASEVSSFKIGYFERKDVAQKFLNYFPQAEAVRLDSVNQFFNQTDSLRLDGLLTSAERGAALTLLHPEYQIANPLPYKITLPLAYPVGNKDENMANFVTNWIEVNKKDGTISRFYDYWILGDDHLRKEEHWSVIKDVLHWVD
- a CDS encoding dicarboxylate/amino acid:cation symporter, with protein sequence MKFFKVDLGIAILIAMILGIILGIIFGEDVTIIAPIGDVFIKLLSMLVIPLVFFSIIMGAQALGQSKNASKIGGMTFLYFGATSFVAVFVGILFTVLFKPGIGLNIQELAGGITDTSLTSRGEIAGFWDTIKGAIPSNPFKALSQGSILQIILFSMFFGIGIGKLPDEKQKVVSTFIEGVNDVLVWMIIKVMWLAPFGVMCLMASSVGTFGYDILFSIGKLFIVYILALIVVTFPLFGGMVQFFSKVPAIKFFKEMVTPQIFALSTASSLATLPLNYEAVDKMGVKKSVASFVLPLGATVNMAGNAVFNPLVTIFFAQMYGIELGMSQYIAIAITSVLGAVGTAGVPGPSLLAVAVFMVAGVPVEALPLIFGVDRIFDMLRTAVNITGDASCAVVMERFEEED
- the lpxA gene encoding acyl-ACP--UDP-N-acetylglucosamine O-acyltransferase; translation: MSKNPYTEKYPMTNIHPDAKIAESVVVEPFATIQGDVEIGEGTWIGPNAVIMDGARIGKNVKVFPGAVISGIPQDLKFQGENTLTFIGDNTTLRECVTVSRGTTDKMKTVVGKNCMLMAYVHIAHDVIMGDNCILSNSTQIAGHVEIADHVIIAGTAAVHQFVKIGEHAFIAGGSLVRKDVPPYVKAAREPLSYCGINSVGLRRRGFDSDALQEVHEMYRLIYTRGFTMAEATRQLEEELEQTDERDVILKFLKNSERGIIKGY
- a CDS encoding L,D-transpeptidase, with protein sequence MNYYKRYIYILSIFIIVCSCSQPTKNTSVSSADLFTTDDFNWKELTGKAIYVTSRARTSAKIQEEVFQSVAMQELEEAKLLMPESLKELTDKFINSLYEKYPEMTEHQKMMLKENAKCGMQVLSKKSNPKRYSLIHSKLTKAFTYLRKNKEIQSGYAFVGNLAHKNVGGQKGYIINMATGELVEIDISSAWKGIGFEDDSGKTPIGFFLVYQKYTQPGWQSRTKTGTPKKMFYKLHRQTYDGEAKYIYRKSTKEEKAYICTNQFGLIGQNFGSEFVDVAATKYLRKSPDDLSYIDNSNSGTRQLYIHGTNREDQLGFALSGGCVRVSNINSYIIKEIVMKQETMPVFLDAVALHAPKPVKVPGFDDTDLESIYNEQSIVIRRQNMLDSVSLAKHLQGVVIPKLANSIAYRMSKVENQKANVTISVSVPFPESAMKYWMTFIHSGGVNNINFQQRFGFKGEYFETEMRHNQNPFYKAYYSADINSYFKNRITEARIALNNNLTEALQKHEIDKELIQNINIQEQTMINEYFNKELEVIDPLEYFAISEERKRVLHYMGMIDTLAVEFPGKFEEWEHLTWINSYLSLRESGPDSQPKGDLDYYDALLMQSYIYALGEQELYEREVKSGRLLPIKGQEFQNKLLNQYGIDGALTLLDEAGMWRLFQYSHSSENKTLIKMVSVAYPKQEMLKGMQLLAESYFSKFKWISNQYVITSEVNGEAITLAD